A portion of the Salvia splendens isolate huo1 unplaced genomic scaffold, SspV2 ctg202, whole genome shotgun sequence genome contains these proteins:
- the LOC121789294 gene encoding norbelladine synthase-like, whose amino-acid sequence MYGTMSAEMTVDVPATEAWKLYGTLQLPKVAEEANSDFISRVDVVQGDGGAGTILEVVFRPGMGGGMKSFKEKFMVVDNEKRVKEAEVVEGGFLDLGFTLYRMRFNVIEVEGNEKQCITRSTIEYELKEEAAANVEIASIKPFTGLMLLCAKYLLRNNDN is encoded by the exons ATGTACGGAACAATGTCCGCTGAGATGACGGTTGATGTACCGGCAACTGAAGCGTGGAAGCTCTACGGTACTCTACAGCTCCCCAAAGTGGCGGAGGAAGCCAACTCCGACTTTATCAGCCGGGTCGACGTCGTCCAAGGGGACGGCGGCGCCGGAACCATTCTCGAGGTCGTTTTCCGTCCAG GGATGGGAGGGGGAATGAAGTCGTTCAAGGAGAAATTCATGGTGGTGGATAACGAGAAGCGTGTGAAGGAGGCAGAGGTTGTGGAAGGTGGATTTCTGGATCTAGGGTTCACGTTGTATCGTATGAGATTCAATGTGATAGAGGTGGAGGGAAACGAGAAGCAGTGTATAACTCGATCTACGATCGAGTACGAGCTCAAAGAAGAAGCTGCAGCGAATGTTGAAATCGCTTCCATTAAACCATTCACTGGCCTCATGCTACTCTGTGCTAAGTATTTGCTCcgcaacaatgacaattga